The Longibacter salinarum genome includes the window CGGATGTCATCTCGCAGATGGTCGTAAGCAATCAGATTCCACCGATCGGTGTAGTAGACCAGACCGAGCGGGTCGACCGTACGCTGCGTGACCTCGTCGCGGCTCGGCACGTAATACTGCATCGCGACGGAGAACTGCTGCGCCGCCGCCCGGCTGAGTTCATACCACCTCCCCTCGTCGTCGTCCGACGGGCCGGGCACCGCGTGTAGCCAGTACGGATCCAGAACGGTCCGCTCCTGCAGACGATCGATGTAATCACGCACCTCTTGCGGCAACACCGATCGGATCTTCAGCTCGACCTCGTCCGCCTGCTGACGGAGCGACGGATCCGGCTGCAGCTTCGTGAACTCCGTCCCGATCAGCAGTGTGGCCGCCTCCTGCGCCGAGAGCATCAACGGGGGAAGCTGGTATCCCTCCAGGATCTCGTAGCCGCCTTCTTCCGCATACGTCAGCGGAACGCCAGACTCGCTCAGGGCACGGAGGTCACGGAAGATCGTGCGCCGACTCACGCCGAAGTGCTCGGCCAGATCGCGGGACGTCATGTTCGGCCGATTCTGCAGCAACAGAACCTCGGCAAACAACCGCTCCGTTCGATTTAAGTCCCGATCGTGGCTCGACATGACTGCCCTCGTCCCCCTTGTTCAACGAAATGGTGTACGCCTAACGGTGGTCTGGCGTTATCAGAACCTGTTTCGCGGACAGCCTTCGGCAATCCGAAAGCACGGACCTCCCGATGGTCGGTCCTCGCGACCCGTGTAACACGAGGCCTAGTCCATCTCAGACGCCGTGTCTACAACGGCATTGCGAAAGAAAGATCGTCAGTCTGACGATCAACATGAACGGCCGCACTTACGTTTTCGCAATCCATCCGCGAAACAGGTTGTCAAACAAAGATACACGTCGATCAATCGCATCCGAAGAACAAACTACACGCTGGTACACCACGCCCAGGTCACTGTTTTTATTGGTCTTACAAATGTCTACTGATCACCTGATGGACTGGGCGGACGCGTCACCGCGACGATTTTCTTCTCCCGAAAGTGGTCGTTCTTCAGCAGCGGATAGATCCCTTCTTCTACCACGGCGACCCCATCTGCTTCATGGTGGAGTTCCTGAATTTCGACAGACAGATCTCCCCCTTTCAGACAGATCAGCCCGGGCGGCCAGTGATCACTCGAATCCGCATCGATCGGCGCGACGATGCGCTCGTGCCAACTCCACAGGTCCGCCAGTGGTGCCGTGGCGCGAGACACGGAGAAATGAGCAGAGCCGGTCCACTCCTCCGCGCGACCGTTCCACGCGAACACGTTTTCAAGTTCCAGTCGCCGCGCGAAGGTCCGAACCGCGCGCACCTTTTTCCCGACGGAATCCACCGCATAAACGGTGATGTCGGGAAAGGCGATCGCAAGCGGGATGGCCGGCAGACCGCCGCCCGTCCCCCAGTCTACGATCGACGAACCGGCCGGGAACGACCGCCGCGTGAGACAGAGCGAGTGGCGGATGTGCTCGTTCCACATCCGCTGAGCGCTCTCTGGCGAAACGAGGTTGACGCGGCGATTAAACTGCTCAAGCAGGGACTCATACGCCGAGAGCTGTTCGACCTGTGCGTCCGATAGTCCATCGAAGGGGTCCCAGGTGGACTGAGGCATCAGGAAAGCTAGCAATGAAAAGGGGTGAACACGGGGCCCATCCGCCATGCGTGGTTGCGGGCGGGATCACGTGACCGCGTCAGCGGATGCAGGTGCACCATCGCCGGAAGCCGAAACGTCGGAATGCGATGAGATCGTACGCTCCTTCGGCAACGGCTTGACACCCTTCTGCTTCAGAAGCACCATCAGAACAGACACGTCGGACGCGCGGACTCCGCTGATACGAGACGCCTGACCGAGATTACCGGGTCGGATGCGGTCGAGCTTCTCTCGGGCCTCCTTCGAGATCGTGTCCAGCTCGTGGTAGTCGAAGTCCTCCGGGATGGGCCAGCGCTCCTTCTCCTCCATCTTCTCGACCATCTGCTGCTGCCGGTCGAGGTAGCCCTCGTACTTCAGGTCGATCTCGACGAGCCGCGACGCGCTTAGCATGCCCGGCGTCGGCGTAACGACGTCATCGTAGATACCGGCGTGGCGGAGGAGGTCGTCCACATCCACCTGCGGCCGCTTCACGAGCTGAATGACCGGGCCGGGCTGCGTAATCGCCGATGTACCCTGCTCCTCCAGGTAGTCGTTCACCTGCTCGGGTCGTACGCTGGTCGACTCGAGTGCCCGGCGCGTGGCTTTTACGGCCTCTTGCTTCTCGACCATGCGATCATACCGCTCCTGTGAGGCAAGCCCCAGCCGGTAGCCTAACTCCGTGAGACGCTGATCCGCGTTGTCCTGACGCAGCAGGATCCGATGCTCCGCGCGCGAGGTAAACATGCGGTACGGCTCGTCGGTGCCCTTCGCGACCAGATCGTCGATCAGAACGCCGATGTACGCCTCCGACCGTTTGAGAATGATCGGATCCTCGTCGC containing:
- a CDS encoding helix-turn-helix transcriptional regulator; this translates as MSSHDRDLNRTERLFAEVLLLQNRPNMTSRDLAEHFGVSRRTIFRDLRALSESGVPLTYAEEGGYEILEGYQLPPLMLSAQEAATLLIGTEFTKLQPDPSLRQQADEVELKIRSVLPQEVRDYIDRLQERTVLDPYWLHAVPGPSDDDEGRWYELSRAAAQQFSVAMQYYVPSRDEVTQRTVDPLGLVYYTDRWNLIAYDHLRDDIRNFRLDRMESMHVTMNRFEPPEGFDLEEHLEARGANQAHEEVVIRFDKRAYERARRYIPAQVQEEREVDGRIEVTFYFENLDYVARWLLRYGIEAEVLAPDALKVAVRERAEKVAEQYS
- the rsmG gene encoding 16S rRNA (guanine(527)-N(7))-methyltransferase RsmG, which gives rise to MPQSTWDPFDGLSDAQVEQLSAYESLLEQFNRRVNLVSPESAQRMWNEHIRHSLCLTRRSFPAGSSIVDWGTGGGLPAIPLAIAFPDITVYAVDSVGKKVRAVRTFARRLELENVFAWNGRAEEWTGSAHFSVSRATAPLADLWSWHERIVAPIDADSSDHWPPGLICLKGGDLSVEIQELHHEADGVAVVEEGIYPLLKNDHFREKKIVAVTRPPSPSGDQ